In Nocardia sp. NBC_00403, one DNA window encodes the following:
- a CDS encoding winged helix-turn-helix transcriptional regulator translates to MATTTAAQHRELAKQRYDAFVAECPTRQLLDRISDKWVSLVLVALAEGPRRYAEINRSIAGVSPKMLTQTLRTLERDGLVERRITAEVPVRVDYELTALGRSLQPVMSVIKSWAEERMDDVLAARARYDGESGV, encoded by the coding sequence ATGGCGACCACAACGGCGGCGCAGCACCGCGAGCTGGCGAAACAGCGGTACGACGCATTCGTCGCGGAGTGCCCCACACGCCAACTGCTGGACCGGATCAGCGACAAATGGGTGAGCCTGGTGCTCGTCGCGCTGGCCGAAGGCCCGCGGCGCTACGCGGAGATCAACAGGTCCATCGCCGGAGTCAGCCCGAAGATGCTCACCCAAACCTTGCGCACCCTCGAACGCGACGGTCTGGTGGAACGCCGGATCACTGCCGAGGTGCCAGTCCGCGTCGACTACGAACTCACCGCGCTGGGCCGCAGCCTGCAACCGGTGATGTCGGTGATCAAGTCATGGGCCGAGGAACGGATGGACGACGTGCTCGCCGCGCGAGCCCGTTACGACGGCGAGTCGGGAGTATGA
- a CDS encoding peptidylprolyl isomerase translates to MTKVNLETNFGKIVLELDDAKAPATVANFVEYVNAGHYSGTIFHRVIPGFMIQGGGFTLDMKQKPTNAPVKNEADNGLKNDKYTVAMARTNDPHSATAQFFVNVSDNGFLNHTAPSPQGWGYTVFGKVVEGTEVVDKIAAVSTGSKGGHQDVPRDEVVIESASVA, encoded by the coding sequence ATGACCAAGGTGAATCTCGAGACGAATTTCGGAAAGATCGTGCTGGAGCTGGACGATGCGAAGGCCCCCGCCACCGTGGCGAACTTCGTGGAGTACGTGAACGCCGGCCATTACAGCGGCACCATCTTCCACCGCGTTATCCCCGGCTTCATGATCCAGGGCGGCGGCTTCACCCTCGACATGAAGCAGAAGCCCACCAACGCTCCGGTCAAGAACGAAGCCGACAACGGCCTGAAGAACGACAAGTACACCGTCGCGATGGCGCGCACCAACGACCCGCACTCGGCCACCGCGCAGTTCTTCGTGAACGTGTCGGACAACGGCTTCCTCAACCACACCGCGCCGAGCCCGCAGGGCTGGGGCTACACGGTGTTCGGCAAGGTTGTCGAGGGTACCGAGGTGGTCGACAAGATCGCCGCTGTCAGCACCGGTTCGAAAGGCGGACACCAGGATGTGCCGCGCGACGAGGTCGTCATCGAATCGGCGTCCGTCGCCTGA
- a CDS encoding arabinosyltransferase domain-containing protein, translating to MRPDRSSRAFTRNRLIALVSGLLGFVLALLTPLLPVEQDQATLDWPQAGAGSVEAPLVSYVPQRLSATLPCAVVRAAGSGTLLSTVPDGSGQATAKGLVVSVTDGMLALIQRDVPLLSAPVAEIAGCEAVTVTATAAATTAEFTGAKRQDGTPFRNTVARDIRPQVVGVFTPLDAAQLDGARVHIDIDSRFSSTPSALKLAAMIAAAVFTIIALIALHLLDNADGRRPRRFLPAHWWRFTIADGAVLGILVLWHFIGANTSDDGYILNMARASEHAGYMANYYRWFAVPEAPFGWSYEVLAWMTKVSDASPWMRLPALGAGVVCWLVISREVLPRLGARVRRNKVALWTAGLVFLAFWLPYDNGLRPEPLIAAGALLTWCSIERAIATGRLLPAAIAVLIAAFSLAAGPTGLICIAALIAGSRPVLQIIIRRARDAAGTLGGVRRDEAEADLAAAKAESGTETRGRGIGSSTDSTAGEAGTGTPTGDNETGRSEDSTARGARTGAATESGESDRSEDSAASRADSGDRRQGAAVTERRTADGSPSRLAAFFRYAALLAPGLAAGTLVLVVVFADQTLATVMEATRARTIVGPNVAWFDERTRWDSLLMLAPDGSLSRRFGVLVMLLCLLVCVLQVLRKGRIPGTSRGPSVRILGIVFASLLLMMFTPTKWTHHFGVYAGLAGSLAALAAVAVGSEGIRAPRNRALFAAAVLFLLAITFTGSNGWWYVSSYGVPWWDKAPLIAGKGISTLFLVLSGVALVVAVWLHYREPYRRASASAPTRFDRFASAPLTIAAAVLVLFEVASLAKAAVTQFPAYSIAKSNLESLAGNSCALANEVLVETDTPDSLLLPLTGSPADGLSAESKGFTPNGVASDLTADADETVSGGANSVNTDSKNKTTKTTGAGTGGGTSEQAGINGSTVALPFGLDPTRTPVMGSYQDSDQQQAKLTSQWYRLDLGGSLRDDPAYRVLAITAAGRIRSVDADGVVTYGAELRLEYGTRAADGTVNVLGSVAPLDIGPAPSWRNLRVPLNHIPREVDAVRLVAVDNDITQKQWLALTPPRLPKLATLNSVVGSTNPVLLDWHVGLAFPCQRPFDHHDGVAEVPDWRILPDRVGSDASNAWQDDIGGGPLGWTGLLLKSQTIPTYLDNDWSRDWGSLEKFTPYAPNATPAPIGVTVETRNGWTKSDPIRVR from the coding sequence GTGCGACCGGACCGATCATCACGAGCGTTCACCCGTAACCGCCTGATCGCCCTCGTCTCCGGGCTTCTCGGATTCGTGTTGGCGCTGCTGACACCGCTTTTGCCGGTAGAGCAGGACCAGGCAACGCTGGACTGGCCGCAGGCCGGTGCAGGCAGCGTCGAGGCGCCGTTGGTGTCCTACGTGCCACAGCGGTTGAGTGCGACGCTGCCGTGCGCGGTCGTGCGGGCGGCCGGGTCGGGCACGCTGCTGTCGACCGTTCCCGACGGCTCCGGGCAGGCGACAGCCAAGGGGCTTGTCGTCTCGGTGACCGACGGCATGCTCGCGCTTATCCAGCGCGACGTACCGCTGCTGTCGGCCCCTGTTGCCGAGATCGCAGGCTGCGAGGCGGTCACCGTCACGGCGACCGCCGCCGCGACGACCGCCGAATTCACCGGCGCGAAGCGCCAAGACGGGACGCCGTTCCGCAACACCGTGGCTCGGGACATCCGGCCGCAGGTGGTCGGGGTGTTCACCCCGCTGGACGCCGCACAGCTCGATGGCGCTCGGGTGCACATCGATATCGACTCGCGGTTCTCCTCGACGCCGTCCGCGCTGAAGCTGGCCGCGATGATCGCCGCTGCCGTGTTCACGATCATCGCGCTGATCGCACTGCATCTGCTCGACAATGCCGATGGCAGGCGGCCACGGCGCTTCCTGCCCGCGCACTGGTGGCGGTTCACCATCGCCGACGGCGCGGTGCTCGGCATCCTGGTGCTGTGGCACTTCATCGGCGCGAACACCTCCGATGACGGCTACATCCTGAACATGGCCCGCGCCTCCGAGCATGCCGGGTATATGGCCAATTACTACCGCTGGTTCGCCGTGCCGGAAGCGCCGTTCGGCTGGTCCTACGAGGTGCTCGCGTGGATGACCAAGGTCTCCGACGCCAGCCCGTGGATGCGGCTACCCGCATTGGGGGCGGGAGTGGTGTGCTGGCTGGTGATCAGCCGAGAAGTGCTGCCCCGCTTGGGCGCAAGGGTGCGGCGCAACAAGGTCGCGCTGTGGACGGCCGGGCTGGTCTTCCTCGCCTTCTGGCTCCCCTACGACAACGGCCTGCGGCCGGAACCGCTGATCGCCGCGGGCGCGCTGCTCACCTGGTGCTCGATCGAACGCGCCATCGCGACAGGACGGCTGTTGCCCGCCGCCATCGCGGTATTGATCGCCGCCTTCTCGCTGGCGGCCGGGCCGACCGGACTCATCTGCATCGCCGCGCTGATCGCCGGGTCTCGACCGGTATTGCAGATCATCATCCGGCGGGCACGGGACGCGGCTGGGACGCTCGGCGGGGTGCGGCGTGACGAGGCCGAGGCGGATCTCGCTGCTGCCAAGGCCGAATCCGGCACCGAGACCCGTGGGCGCGGAATCGGCAGCAGCACGGATTCGACCGCGGGCGAGGCCGGCACCGGCACACCGACCGGGGACAACGAAACCGGTCGCAGCGAGGACTCGACCGCGCGTGGCGCCCGCACCGGCGCTGCGACCGAAAGCGGCGAATCCGATCGCAGCGAGGATTCCGCTGCGAGCCGGGCTGATTCCGGCGACCGGCGCCAGGGCGCTGCGGTCACCGAGCGGCGCACTGCCGACGGCAGCCCGTCGCGGCTGGCCGCGTTCTTCCGGTATGCGGCACTGCTCGCACCTGGCCTCGCGGCCGGAACCCTGGTCCTGGTAGTGGTTTTCGCCGACCAAACACTGGCGACCGTCATGGAAGCGACCAGGGCGCGCACCATCGTCGGCCCGAATGTGGCCTGGTTCGATGAACGCACCCGTTGGGATTCGCTGCTGATGCTGGCACCCGACGGGTCGCTGTCGCGACGCTTCGGCGTGCTCGTCATGCTGCTGTGCCTGCTGGTCTGCGTGCTGCAGGTGCTGCGCAAGGGGCGGATTCCCGGCACCTCGCGCGGGCCGTCGGTGCGCATCCTCGGCATCGTTTTCGCCTCGCTGTTGCTGATGATGTTCACACCGACCAAGTGGACCCACCACTTCGGTGTGTACGCCGGGCTGGCCGGATCGCTCGCCGCACTGGCCGCGGTTGCGGTGGGCAGCGAGGGCATTCGCGCACCGCGCAATAGGGCGCTGTTCGCCGCCGCGGTGCTGTTCCTGCTGGCGATCACCTTCACCGGATCCAACGGCTGGTGGTACGTGTCCAGTTACGGCGTGCCGTGGTGGGACAAGGCTCCGCTGATAGCGGGCAAGGGCATCTCCACGCTGTTCCTTGTGCTCAGTGGAGTGGCGCTGGTCGTGGCGGTGTGGCTGCACTATCGCGAGCCTTACCGGAGGGCCAGTGCTTCGGCCCCCACGCGTTTCGATCGGTTCGCCTCCGCACCGCTGACCATCGCCGCGGCGGTGCTGGTGCTGTTCGAGGTGGCCTCGCTGGCCAAGGCCGCGGTCACCCAGTTCCCCGCGTACTCCATCGCGAAGTCGAATCTGGAATCGCTGGCGGGCAATTCGTGCGCACTGGCCAACGAGGTGCTGGTGGAGACCGACACTCCGGACTCGCTGCTACTGCCCCTCACCGGCTCCCCTGCCGACGGATTGTCGGCGGAATCCAAGGGCTTCACCCCCAACGGCGTCGCGAGCGACCTCACCGCCGACGCCGACGAAACAGTGTCGGGCGGCGCCAATTCGGTGAATACCGATTCGAAGAACAAGACCACCAAGACAACCGGAGCCGGCACCGGGGGCGGCACCAGCGAACAGGCCGGCATCAACGGCAGCACGGTGGCCCTGCCGTTCGGATTGGACCCGACGCGCACGCCCGTCATGGGCAGCTACCAGGACAGCGATCAGCAGCAGGCCAAGCTGACCTCGCAGTGGTATCGCCTCGACCTGGGCGGCAGCTTGCGCGACGACCCCGCGTACCGCGTCCTGGCCATCACCGCCGCAGGCCGGATCCGCTCGGTCGACGCGGATGGTGTGGTCACCTATGGCGCGGAACTGCGGCTCGAGTACGGTACGCGGGCCGCGGACGGCACCGTGAATGTGCTCGGCTCCGTCGCCCCGCTGGACATCGGCCCCGCACCGTCGTGGCGCAATCTCCGTGTCCCGCTGAACCACATTCCGCGGGAGGTCGACGCGGTACGCCTGGTCGCGGTGGACAACGACATCACCCAGAAGCAGTGGCTGGCGCTCACCCCGCCCCGGCTGCCCAAACTGGCAACCCTGAATTCCGTTGTCGGCTCAACGAATCCGGTCCTGCTCGACTGGCATGTCGGCCTGGCCTTCCCCTGCCAACGCCCGTTCGATCACCACGACGGCGTGGCCGAGGTCCCCGACTGGCGCATCCTGCCCGACCGCGTCGGCTCCGACGCCTCCAACGCCTGGCAGGACGACATCGGCGGCGGCCCGCTCGGCTGGACCGGCCTGCTCCTGAAGTCCCAAACCATCCCGACCTACCTCGACAACGACTGGTCCCGAGACTGGGGTTCCCTCGAAAAGTTCACTCCCTACGCCCCGAACGCCACCCCCGCCCCCATCGGCGTCACAGTCGAAACCCGCAACGGCTGGACCAAATCCGACCCGATCCGAGTACGCTGA
- a CDS encoding acyl-CoA carboxylase subunit beta encodes MSTTAEKLADLRKRLELAQEPAGAAGVAKRAKKGIPSARDRIYMLLDPGTFVEIGALVRKPGDPTALYGDGVVTGHGLVEGRPVAVFSHDQTVYGGSVGEMFGRKVAYIMEYAAKVGCPVVGINDSGGARVQEAVTSLAWYAELGRRQEPLSGMVPQVSMILGKCAGGAVYAPINTDVVVATEEAYMFVTGPGVIREVTGEDVSLEELGGAHSQAQYGNIHHVATDEAAAFEWVRAYLSFLPTSCQELPPVVNPGLEPETTESDLELNSLVPDADNSGYDMHDILLRIFDDGDFHEIGAGSGRNIITGFARVDGRSVGVVANQPMVSAGALDARASDKAAHFVRMCDAFEIPLVFVVDTPGFLPGVEQEKIGVIKRGGRFLFSYVEATVPKVTVVIRKSYGGGYAVMGSKQLGADVNLAWPTARIAVMGAESAVSLIGRKQIEAAPEEQRAAVRQQMIDFYNATIATPWVAAERGYIDAVIEPSATRLELRRALHLLRDKKLARNPRKHHLLPL; translated from the coding sequence GTGAGCACTACTGCCGAGAAACTCGCCGACCTGCGCAAAAGACTCGAGTTAGCGCAGGAACCGGCGGGGGCAGCGGGGGTGGCGAAGCGGGCGAAGAAGGGAATCCCGAGCGCCCGCGACCGGATCTACATGCTGCTCGATCCGGGCACCTTTGTGGAAATCGGTGCGCTGGTGCGCAAGCCGGGCGACCCGACGGCGTTGTACGGCGACGGTGTGGTCACCGGGCACGGGCTGGTGGAGGGTCGGCCGGTCGCGGTGTTCTCGCATGATCAGACCGTGTACGGCGGATCGGTCGGCGAGATGTTCGGCCGCAAGGTTGCCTACATCATGGAATACGCGGCGAAGGTCGGCTGCCCGGTGGTCGGCATCAACGATTCGGGCGGCGCGCGTGTCCAGGAGGCTGTGACGTCGCTGGCCTGGTACGCCGAGCTGGGCCGACGCCAGGAACCGCTGTCCGGCATGGTGCCGCAGGTGTCGATGATCCTCGGCAAGTGTGCCGGTGGCGCGGTGTATGCCCCGATCAACACCGATGTGGTGGTGGCGACCGAAGAGGCGTACATGTTCGTCACCGGCCCCGGCGTGATCCGGGAGGTGACCGGTGAGGACGTCAGCCTCGAGGAACTCGGCGGCGCCCACAGTCAAGCGCAGTACGGCAATATCCATCACGTCGCCACGGACGAGGCCGCCGCTTTCGAATGGGTGCGCGCCTACCTGAGCTTCCTGCCGACGAGCTGCCAGGAGCTGCCGCCGGTGGTGAATCCGGGTCTGGAGCCCGAGACCACCGAGAGCGATCTGGAACTGAATTCGCTTGTCCCCGACGCGGACAACTCGGGCTACGACATGCACGACATCCTGTTGCGCATTTTCGACGACGGTGATTTCCACGAGATCGGCGCGGGGTCCGGGCGCAATATCATCACCGGATTCGCGCGGGTGGACGGACGCAGCGTCGGCGTGGTCGCCAATCAGCCGATGGTGTCCGCCGGTGCGCTGGACGCACGGGCCTCCGACAAGGCTGCGCATTTCGTGCGGATGTGCGACGCGTTCGAGATTCCGCTGGTGTTCGTGGTGGACACCCCCGGCTTCCTGCCCGGCGTCGAGCAGGAGAAGATCGGCGTCATCAAGCGCGGTGGCCGGTTCCTGTTCTCCTATGTGGAGGCCACCGTCCCGAAGGTCACCGTGGTGATCCGCAAGTCCTACGGCGGCGGGTACGCGGTGATGGGCTCCAAACAGCTTGGCGCAGACGTGAATCTGGCGTGGCCGACCGCGCGCATCGCGGTGATGGGCGCGGAGAGTGCGGTCAGCCTGATCGGGCGCAAGCAGATCGAGGCGGCTCCGGAGGAGCAGCGCGCGGCCGTGCGTCAGCAGATGATCGACTTCTACAACGCGACCATCGCGACACCGTGGGTGGCCGCCGAGCGCGGCTACATCGACGCGGTCATCGAGCCATCGGCCACCCGGCTGGAGCTACGTCGCGCGCTACATCTGTTGCGCGACAAGAAGCTTGCCCGCAATCCGCGTAAACATCACCTGCTGCCGCTCTGA
- a CDS encoding arabinosyltransferase domain-containing protein, which translates to MPDAATAVLTKPPAAPAAAPNDFRTARIIALVAGVLGALFALASPFLPVAQTTAVLNWPQDGKLGNVQAPLMSQVPIEMKATIPCAAVAELPEQGGMLLATAPPQGDRAALEAMFVRVSDTAVDVIDRNAVVASAQRSQMGECSSITISSDSNSTKAAFDGLTTMVEKPVEGGAPGAKQMVAVPVAGQLAGDLRPQVVGVFSDLQGAVPAGLSMQMTVDTRFTSTPTAIKLVAMIAAVLCTLIALGALARLDGSDGRGHRRFLPANWLKPTWTDGGVIGILLVWHFVGANTSDDGYILSMVRVAPHAGYMANYFRWYGVPEAPFGWYYYVIQIFSEISTASAWVRLPALACAILCWMVISREVVPRLGRGVRNSKVALWTGGLVFLTFWMPFDNGLRSEPIVALGALLTWVSIERAIATGRLLPAAAAILVAAFTLAAAPTGLMCVAALLAGIRPLVRIVVRRHRQFGTLPLLAPIAAAGLLVLIVVYSDQTFAGIQEANRVRQATGPNLAWYEDYLRYYYLFVETVDGSLPRRFAFLAMLLCLFTTMLVLLRRRQVPGIASGPTWRLMGVVLGTIFFMMFNPTKWTHHFGAYAGIAGSLAAVTAVAVSASALRARKNRAIFLAGLLFLLAISFSGINGYWYVSSFGVPWFDKRISLHGYQSNTLMLVLFGAALALVAWYALREDYTKPQPSAKSLRGKRIRKFAAIPLTVVAALMVAIEVLSLVKGAYSQYPAYSLARSNFDALGGNTCGLANDILVEPDPNGGRLQPIVDPATALKDPNDPLAGADPVGFDPNGVPKDLSADSVEVKPGTGNTSTQSVGAAFEKGQSAGTGGGVGARGVNGSTVALPFGLDPATTPILGSYQEGVQQPAHVVSSWYELPARSPEKPLVVISAAGRILSIDDTGDVKYGQSLTVDYGKRLPDGSVESLGTYLPRDIGPFPSWRNLRVPLDQIAPEADAVRIVANDPILIGDQWLAFTPPRMPKLQSLNSFIGTEQPVLLDWAVGLQFPCQRPFDHKNGVAEVPGYRILPDRPLAVSSTNTWQAEEFGGPLGFAQMLAKSTTVPTYMKDDWARDWGSLERYDQYDRNATPAKLETGTTTRGGLWSPGQLRVF; encoded by the coding sequence GTGCCCGACGCCGCTACTGCTGTCTTGACGAAACCGCCTGCCGCGCCTGCGGCCGCGCCGAACGATTTCCGCACCGCGCGAATAATCGCGCTGGTGGCGGGTGTGCTGGGGGCACTGTTCGCGCTGGCTAGTCCATTCCTGCCGGTCGCGCAGACGACTGCCGTACTGAACTGGCCGCAAGACGGCAAGCTCGGCAACGTGCAGGCGCCGCTGATGTCGCAGGTCCCTATCGAAATGAAAGCCACCATTCCGTGTGCCGCGGTCGCGGAATTGCCCGAGCAGGGCGGCATGCTGCTTGCGACGGCGCCGCCGCAGGGGGATCGGGCGGCGCTCGAGGCCATGTTCGTCCGGGTGTCCGACACTGCGGTGGACGTGATCGACCGCAACGCGGTGGTGGCCTCGGCGCAGCGGTCGCAGATGGGTGAGTGCTCGTCGATCACCATCAGCTCCGACAGCAACAGCACCAAGGCGGCGTTCGACGGCCTGACCACGATGGTGGAGAAGCCGGTCGAGGGCGGCGCGCCCGGTGCCAAGCAAATGGTTGCAGTGCCGGTCGCGGGGCAGCTCGCCGGTGATCTGCGGCCGCAGGTGGTCGGCGTCTTCTCCGATCTGCAGGGCGCGGTGCCCGCCGGGTTGTCGATGCAGATGACCGTCGACACCCGCTTCACCTCCACCCCGACCGCGATCAAGCTGGTCGCGATGATCGCGGCGGTGCTGTGCACCCTGATCGCCCTCGGTGCGCTGGCCCGGCTCGACGGCAGCGACGGGCGCGGCCACCGCCGATTCCTGCCCGCGAACTGGCTGAAGCCGACCTGGACCGACGGCGGCGTCATCGGGATCCTGCTGGTGTGGCACTTCGTCGGCGCCAACACCTCCGACGACGGCTACATCCTGAGCATGGTGCGGGTCGCACCGCACGCGGGCTACATGGCCAACTACTTCCGCTGGTACGGCGTGCCGGAGGCGCCGTTCGGCTGGTACTACTACGTGATCCAGATCTTCTCGGAGATCTCGACCGCGAGCGCGTGGGTGCGGCTGCCTGCGCTGGCCTGCGCCATCCTGTGTTGGATGGTGATCAGCCGCGAGGTGGTGCCTCGCCTCGGTCGCGGTGTGCGCAACAGCAAGGTTGCGCTGTGGACCGGTGGGCTGGTCTTCCTGACCTTCTGGATGCCGTTCGACAACGGGCTGCGCTCGGAGCCGATCGTCGCGCTCGGCGCACTGCTGACCTGGGTGTCGATCGAGCGGGCCATTGCCACCGGTCGCCTGCTTCCGGCCGCGGCAGCGATTCTGGTCGCCGCGTTCACGCTGGCGGCCGCACCGACCGGGTTGATGTGTGTGGCGGCCCTGCTCGCCGGTATTCGCCCGCTGGTGCGGATCGTGGTGCGACGGCATCGGCAGTTCGGCACGTTGCCATTGCTCGCGCCGATAGCGGCGGCCGGTTTGCTGGTGTTGATCGTGGTCTACAGCGACCAGACCTTCGCCGGTATTCAGGAAGCCAACCGGGTGCGTCAGGCCACCGGGCCGAACCTCGCCTGGTACGAGGACTACCTGCGCTACTACTACCTGTTCGTCGAGACCGTCGACGGTTCGCTGCCGCGCCGTTTCGCCTTCCTTGCGATGCTGCTGTGCTTGTTCACCACCATGTTGGTGTTGCTGCGGCGCAGGCAGGTTCCCGGCATCGCGAGCGGCCCGACCTGGCGGCTGATGGGCGTTGTCCTCGGCACCATCTTCTTCATGATGTTCAACCCGACGAAGTGGACCCACCACTTCGGCGCGTATGCGGGCATCGCGGGATCGCTCGCCGCGGTCACCGCGGTGGCGGTTTCGGCGAGCGCATTGCGTGCGCGGAAGAATCGAGCGATATTCCTCGCCGGGTTGCTCTTCCTGCTGGCGATCTCGTTCTCCGGCATCAACGGGTACTGGTATGTCTCGAGCTTCGGTGTGCCATGGTTCGACAAGCGGATCTCGCTGCACGGTTACCAGTCGAACACCCTGATGCTCGTGCTCTTCGGCGCGGCGCTCGCGCTGGTCGCCTGGTATGCGCTGCGCGAGGATTACACCAAGCCACAGCCTTCGGCGAAGTCGTTGCGCGGCAAGCGAATCCGCAAGTTTGCCGCCATCCCGCTGACCGTTGTCGCCGCGCTGATGGTCGCCATCGAGGTGCTCTCGCTGGTGAAGGGCGCGTACTCGCAGTACCCGGCCTACTCGCTGGCCCGCTCGAACTTCGATGCGCTGGGCGGCAACACCTGCGGTCTCGCCAATGACATTCTGGTGGAACCGGATCCCAACGGCGGCAGGTTGCAGCCGATCGTCGACCCGGCCACTGCGCTGAAGGATCCCAACGACCCGCTTGCCGGGGCCGACCCGGTCGGCTTCGACCCCAACGGTGTTCCGAAGGACCTGTCCGCCGACAGCGTCGAGGTGAAGCCGGGCACCGGCAACACCTCCACCCAGTCCGTCGGCGCCGCGTTCGAGAAGGGCCAGAGCGCGGGCACCGGCGGCGGCGTCGGCGCGCGTGGCGTCAACGGCAGCACCGTGGCGCTGCCGTTCGGGCTCGACCCGGCGACCACCCCGATCCTCGGCAGTTACCAGGAGGGGGTGCAGCAGCCCGCGCACGTGGTGTCCAGCTGGTACGAGCTGCCCGCCCGCTCACCGGAGAAGCCGCTTGTGGTGATTTCGGCGGCCGGCCGCATCCTGTCGATCGACGACACCGGCGACGTCAAATACGGCCAGTCGCTGACCGTCGACTACGGCAAGCGGCTGCCCGACGGCAGCGTCGAATCGCTCGGCACCTACCTGCCGCGCGACATCGGTCCGTTCCCGTCGTGGCGCAACCTGCGGGTTCCGCTCGATCAGATCGCGCCGGAGGCCGATGCGGTGCGGATCGTCGCCAACGACCCGATCCTGATCGGAGACCAGTGGCTGGCCTTCACCCCGCCGCGGATGCCCAAGTTGCAGTCGCTCAACAGCTTTATCGGTACCGAGCAGCCGGTCCTGCTGGACTGGGCAGTCGGTCTGCAGTTCCCGTGCCAGCGTCCGTTCGACCATAAGAACGGTGTTGCCGAGGTACCCGGCTACCGCATCCTGCCGGATCGTCCGCTGGCCGTCAGCTCCACCAACACCTGGCAGGCCGAAGAGTTCGGCGGTCCGCTCGGCTTCGCCCAGATGCTGGCGAAGTCGACAACGGTCCCGACCTACATGAAGGACGACTGGGCGCGTGACTGGGGCTCCCTGGAGCGCTACGACCAGTACGACCGCAATGCCACCCCGGCGAAGCTGGAGACCGGCACGACCACCCGTGGCGGTCTGTGGTCGCCAGGACAGCTCCGGGTGTTCTGA